A DNA window from Phoenix dactylifera cultivar Barhee BC4 chromosome 13, palm_55x_up_171113_PBpolish2nd_filt_p, whole genome shotgun sequence contains the following coding sequences:
- the LOC103714675 gene encoding ubiquitin-conjugating enzyme E2 20-like, translated as MPRENQDNIPNTPAAMAPPTAAAAAKQPLPVAKGPDGQSVLRRLQSELMALMMCGDPGISAFPEGDNIFCWKGTITGGKDTVYEGMVYKLSLSFPNDYPFKPPKVKFENVCFHPNVDLNGGICLDILQDKWSSAYDVRTILLSIQSLLGEPNNESPLNPQAAALWNNQEEFRKIVEKTYKPA; from the exons ATGCCGAGGGAGAACCAAGATAACATCCCCAACACTCCTGCTGCAATGGCTCCTCCAACAGCCGCTGCCGCTGCCAAACAGCCTCTGCCCGTTGCAAAGGGCCCTGATGGCCAGTCTGTCTTGAGGAG GCTGCAGTCAGAACTGATGGCTTTAATG ATGTGTGGAGATCCTGGGATATCAGCTTTTCCAGAGGGAGATAACATCTTCTGCTGGAAAGGAACCATCACTGGGGGCAAAGACACTGTCTATGAGGGAATGGTCTAcaagctctccctctccttccctaATGATTATCCTTTCAAGCCTCCAAAGGTGAAGTTTGAAAATGTCTGCTTCCACCCCAATGTCGATCTCAATGGAGGCATCTGTTTGGATATTCTTCAG GATAAATGGTCATCTGCATATGATGTGAGAACCATACTGCTCTCAATTCAGAGTCTTTTGGGAG AACCAAACAATGAGTCTCCTCTCAACCCTCAAGCTGCAGCACTTTGGAACAATCAAGAGG AGTTCAGGAAAATTGTGGAGAAGACTTACAAGCCTGCCTAG
- the LOC103714674 gene encoding protein EARLY RESPONSIVE TO DEHYDRATION 15-like: MSTMAMPSGAAAKSTLNPNAPLFIPAAFQQVEDFSPKWWELVKTTTWFRDHWFHQHQEQETFDGDDDEDVTNLLPESFDLGIADELSILEAEFEAAAYHQALGAEELVSGMQKKENPKPGFENDAEAVIRSLNLKSPKNGWVRPAVEPARIRAKPSQCMSLKRSPHRIIQQPR; this comes from the exons ATGAGCACCATGGCAATGCCTTCTGGGGCAGCAGCAAAGTCTACACTCAACCCGAATGCCCCACTTTTTATCCCGGCAGCATTTCAGCAGGTAGAGGATTTCTCCCCCAAGTGGTGGGAGCTGGTGAAGACAACCACATGGTTCCGTGATCACTGGTTCCATCAGCACCAGGAGCAAGAAACTTTTGATGGCGATGATGATGAGGATGTCACAAATCTGCTTCCAGAATCTTTCGATCTTGGCATCGCAGATGAGTTGTCGATTCTCGAGGCGGAGTTTGAAGCTGCAGCTTACCACCAAGCTCTGGGTGCTGAAGAACTAGTTTCTGGTATGCAGAagaaagagaacccaaagcctG GCTTCGAGAATGATGCAGAGGCAGTGATCAGGAGCCTGAACTTGAAATCTCCTAAGAATGGCTGGGTGAGACCTGCTGTGGAACCAGCCAGGATTCGAGCGAAGCCATCGCAATGCATGAGCCTGAAGCGCAGCCCTCACCGCATCATTCAGCAGCCCCGTTGA